Proteins co-encoded in one Cyanobacteria bacterium QS_8_64_29 genomic window:
- a CDS encoding undecaprenyl-phosphate alpha-N-acetylglucosaminyl 1-phosphate transferase produces MSGPLYSVLAFAVAAGVVWVVTPLLQTLGLRSGNVDRPDERKHHQNQTVNLGGIAIFGGVLAAFLLLWGAGAFEDLAPATEGQVWVLLVGGTAFFVVGLIDDLRSLPAMLRLAIQMAIAVLVWTMGIEVRFVSVLLESIAGTNLSLDWVNLPVTAIWLVGMANAINWMDGLDGLAAGMSGIAAAVMAAATAVTAEPASAPVGLALAGSSLGFLRYNFHPSQIFMGDSGSYFLGFTLAALAAIGLVQTNVLSAVAIPFLVLAVPIGDMSAVIGMRLLRGHSPLKPDRRHLHHRLLAAGVSQRAIAILIYSLTAWVGALALLLVGTPGGVACVLGATGLLAYASWHARRQARSRHRAD; encoded by the coding sequence ATGTCTGGCCCGCTCTACTCCGTTCTGGCATTTGCGGTGGCTGCCGGTGTGGTTTGGGTGGTAACGCCGCTGCTGCAAACTCTAGGCTTGCGTAGCGGCAATGTCGATCGGCCCGATGAGCGCAAGCACCATCAAAACCAAACCGTCAATCTAGGCGGCATTGCCATTTTTGGCGGCGTACTAGCTGCATTTTTGCTGCTATGGGGCGCGGGCGCATTTGAGGATTTGGCACCAGCAACGGAGGGGCAGGTTTGGGTCCTTTTGGTGGGCGGAACGGCTTTTTTTGTTGTGGGGCTAATTGACGATCTGCGCTCGCTCCCAGCCATGCTGCGGTTGGCCATTCAAATGGCCATCGCCGTCTTGGTTTGGACCATGGGGATTGAGGTCCGGTTTGTATCAGTTTTGCTCGAGTCCATCGCAGGCACCAACCTGTCACTGGATTGGGTCAACTTGCCCGTTACGGCTATCTGGTTGGTGGGCATGGCCAATGCCATTAATTGGATGGACGGATTGGATGGCCTGGCTGCCGGGATGTCGGGGATTGCGGCAGCCGTCATGGCGGCTGCGACCGCCGTTACGGCCGAGCCAGCTTCTGCCCCCGTTGGTCTGGCTCTGGCCGGTAGCAGCTTGGGGTTTTTGCGCTACAACTTCCACCCCTCGCAAATTTTTATGGGGGATTCCGGTTCTTATTTTTTGGGCTTCACCTTGGCCGCTTTGGCGGCCATTGGCTTGGTGCAAACGAACGTGCTGTCGGCAGTGGCGATCCCATTTCTGGTCCTGGCGGTCCCGATTGGGGACATGTCAGCGGTAATCGGGATGCGCCTGCTGCGCGGCCATTCTCCACTCAAGCCGGACCGACGCCACCTACACCACCGCCTGCTTGCAGCCGGCGTTTCGCAGCGCGCGATCGCCATCCTGATCTACAGCTTAACGGCCTGGGTGGGCGCGCTGGCCCTGCTGTTGGTTGGGACACCCGGCGGAGTCGCTTGCGTTCTGGGGGCTACCGGTCTTTTGGCCTATGCCAGTTGGCACGCTCGGCGCCAGGCGCGCTCGCGCCATCGTGCCGATTGA
- a CDS encoding isoprenyl transferase: MTAQLRSSLPADLDSDRLPQHVAAIMDGNGRWATQRGLSRIEGHRQGVKALKALLRCCKDWGIGQLTVYAFSTENWHRPATEVDFLLGLFERQLQAELDEMDREGVRINFIGNHEALSPSLQSRMQQASAQTAQNQAIRFNVAIDYGGRQDIVRACRRLAHQVAAGELSPNAIDDGCVAQALDTAGMPEPDLLIRTSGEMRLSNFLLWQIAYAEIYVTETLWPDFDRGDFHRALAAYQQRHRRFGKL; the protein is encoded by the coding sequence ATGACCGCGCAACTCCGCTCAAGCCTACCGGCAGATCTCGACAGCGACCGGCTCCCGCAGCATGTAGCAGCGATCATGGACGGCAACGGGCGGTGGGCGACGCAACGGGGCTTATCGCGCATCGAAGGCCACCGTCAGGGTGTCAAAGCGCTGAAAGCGCTGCTGCGCTGCTGCAAGGACTGGGGCATCGGGCAGCTAACGGTCTATGCTTTCTCCACGGAGAACTGGCACCGCCCCGCCACCGAAGTCGATTTCCTGCTGGGCCTATTCGAGCGCCAATTGCAAGCAGAGCTCGACGAAATGGATCGCGAGGGCGTGCGCATCAACTTTATTGGCAACCACGAGGCCCTATCGCCTTCGCTGCAGTCGCGCATGCAGCAAGCCAGCGCGCAAACGGCCCAAAACCAGGCCATCCGCTTTAACGTTGCCATCGACTACGGCGGCCGCCAAGATATCGTTCGGGCTTGCCGCCGCCTGGCCCATCAGGTTGCCGCCGGCGAACTCTCCCCCAATGCCATTGACGATGGCTGCGTGGCGCAAGCGCTCGATACGGCGGGCATGCCCGAGCCCGACCTGCTGATTCGCACCAGCGGCGAGATGCGGTTGAGCAATTTTCTGCTCTGGCAGATTGCCTACGCCGAAATCTACGTAACCGAGACGCTCTGGCCGGATTTCGATCGCGGCGACTTCCACCGGGCCCTTGCCGCCTACCAGCAGCGCCATCGCCGCTTCGGCAAGCTGTGA
- a CDS encoding peptidase M16 yields MPRFARCAVRSLASLLVVLLLGWGGLPAQAWGQQAASDPIQASLERVRDRVIEYELANGMRFLILPDWEAPVVSFVTYADVGAANEPEGKTGVAHLLEHLAFKGTERIGTRNYPKEKPLLKRLDRLFDRIQAAQEAGNSQKAKRLQQQFQRVQAQAAEYVVPNEFSQIVQRAGGVGLNAATSADYTMYFYNLPANKLELWMSLESERFLEPVFRQFYKEKQVVLEERRQRVENSPIGKAMVEFLETAYTDHPYGQPVIGYERDLRQLRRQDVREFFQTYYTPGQLIGAVVGDVDPAEVKQLARTYFGRYPSQADLPPTGNLEPEQQQPREVTLRLPSRPWYLEAYHRPAIDNPDHAVYEIVTRLLSGGRTSRLYQSLVQEQQLALNVEGISSFPGEKFPSLILFYGLTAPNSSVDALGQQMRAQIECLKTEPVTAAELERVKTQARAELVRSLDSNRGMARLLAEFEGKTGDWRNLFDEIEAIAQVTAQDLRRVAQETFQPQNRIVGRILPESADSSNE; encoded by the coding sequence ATGCCTCGCTTCGCTCGCTGTGCCGTCCGCTCCCTAGCCAGTCTGCTGGTGGTTTTGCTATTGGGATGGGGCGGACTGCCGGCCCAGGCATGGGGGCAGCAAGCTGCCTCCGACCCCATTCAGGCCTCGCTGGAGCGCGTTCGTGATCGCGTTATCGAGTACGAGCTAGCCAACGGCATGCGGTTCCTGATTTTGCCCGATTGGGAAGCGCCGGTCGTTTCGTTCGTGACGTATGCCGATGTGGGAGCAGCCAATGAGCCCGAGGGCAAAACCGGGGTCGCTCACTTGTTGGAGCATTTGGCGTTTAAAGGGACCGAGCGCATCGGAACGCGCAACTACCCCAAAGAAAAACCGCTGCTAAAGCGCCTGGACCGCTTGTTTGACCGGATCCAGGCTGCCCAAGAAGCCGGCAACTCGCAAAAAGCCAAGCGGCTGCAGCAACAATTTCAGCGCGTACAGGCCCAGGCAGCCGAGTACGTGGTGCCCAACGAGTTCAGCCAAATCGTGCAACGGGCTGGCGGCGTGGGGCTCAACGCCGCCACCTCGGCCGACTACACCATGTACTTTTACAACCTGCCAGCCAACAAGCTCGAGCTGTGGATGTCGTTGGAGTCAGAGCGGTTCCTCGAGCCGGTCTTTCGCCAGTTTTATAAAGAAAAGCAAGTCGTTTTGGAAGAGCGCCGCCAGCGGGTAGAGAACTCGCCCATTGGCAAGGCGATGGTGGAATTTCTAGAGACTGCTTACACTGACCATCCCTATGGGCAGCCTGTCATTGGCTACGAGCGCGACTTGCGCCAGCTGCGACGGCAGGACGTTCGCGAGTTTTTCCAAACCTACTACACGCCCGGGCAGCTCATCGGCGCTGTTGTGGGAGATGTCGATCCGGCGGAAGTGAAGCAGCTCGCCCGAACGTATTTTGGGCGCTACCCCTCGCAGGCCGATCTGCCCCCAACGGGCAACCTCGAGCCCGAGCAGCAGCAACCGCGCGAGGTGACGCTGCGGCTCCCCTCGCGCCCGTGGTACCTGGAGGCCTACCACCGCCCTGCCATCGACAATCCCGACCATGCCGTTTACGAGATCGTCACCCGGCTGTTGAGCGGCGGTCGCACCTCCCGGCTCTACCAGTCGCTGGTGCAGGAGCAGCAGCTAGCCCTCAACGTAGAAGGGATTAGCAGCTTTCCGGGCGAGAAATTTCCCAGCCTTATCCTGTTCTACGGCCTGACAGCCCCTAATAGCAGCGTCGATGCGCTAGGCCAGCAGATGCGCGCCCAAATCGAGTGCCTCAAGACCGAACCGGTCACCGCCGCCGAGCTCGAGCGGGTCAAAACGCAAGCTCGGGCGGAGCTAGTACGCTCGCTGGACTCCAATCGCGGCATGGCGCGGCTGCTGGCCGAATTTGAGGGCAAAACCGGCGACTGGCGCAACCTATTCGACGAGATTGAAGCCATCGCCCAAGTCACCGCCCAAGACCTCCGGCGCGTGGCCCAGGAGACCTTTCAACCCCAAAACCGCATCGTCGGGCGCATCCTGCCCGAGAGTGCGGATTCATCCAACGAGTGA
- a CDS encoding peptidase M16, with protein sequence MAIASTNRTVKTLSWIGLGIVLALLLAFGRGTIASQAEAATPKHYTELSFPPQPEPAPPDCERYQLDNGMTVYLLPDRDLPLVSGRAFVRTGSRLEPANKVGLAELAGKVLRTGGTQQHALDELNRMLERRAALIETSIGTTRGEASFEALRPDLDAVLDLFAQVLRQPAFAPDKIALAKTQKRGEIARRNDEAGRIAAREFSELVYGDSSPYARIADYATLNNISRTDIIDFYQTYFRPDNIILGAIGDFEVAAMRNRIARAFGDWEAPAAEPSPTVPAAGQARDGGIFVAEQSQLTQSYIRLGHLDGQYDSEDYPALDVMNEALNGLGGRLFDRLRSQQGLAYSVSGKWNPSYDYDGMFVAGGQTQSQQTVPFIRSLRSELERMQREPLQEEALEGAKSTILNAFPFEFEDPSQTLARRMRYDYYDYPPDFLWQYRRGVEATTAEDVLRAVRESLHPERLVTLVVGNPDAIEPGLEQLEQPVQTRDITLPQPRQQQPMLPSPQLQSEPASSGMPNELDGAAPLELQLGLGAAAVDG encoded by the coding sequence ATGGCAATCGCAAGCACTAACCGAACGGTTAAGACCCTGAGCTGGATCGGGCTAGGGATCGTCCTGGCCCTGCTGTTGGCGTTCGGCCGAGGAACGATCGCCTCTCAAGCGGAAGCCGCCACCCCCAAGCACTACACCGAACTCTCGTTTCCGCCCCAACCCGAGCCGGCACCGCCCGATTGCGAGCGCTACCAGCTCGATAATGGCATGACCGTGTATTTGCTGCCCGATCGCGACTTGCCCTTGGTGAGCGGCCGGGCGTTCGTTCGCACCGGCTCGCGGCTGGAGCCGGCCAATAAGGTAGGGCTCGCCGAGCTCGCGGGCAAAGTTCTGCGCACCGGCGGCACGCAGCAGCACGCGCTGGACGAGCTCAACCGCATGCTGGAGCGGCGAGCTGCCTTGATCGAGACCAGCATTGGCACCACGCGCGGCGAGGCCAGCTTTGAGGCCCTGCGTCCCGATCTGGATGCGGTACTCGATTTATTCGCCCAGGTTCTGCGCCAACCGGCCTTTGCCCCCGACAAGATCGCGCTAGCCAAAACGCAAAAGCGCGGGGAAATCGCGCGGCGCAACGACGAGGCCGGCCGCATTGCCGCGCGCGAATTCAGTGAGTTGGTCTATGGCGATAGCAGCCCCTATGCCCGCATTGCCGATTACGCAACGCTCAACAACATCTCGCGCACGGACATCATCGATTTTTACCAGACCTACTTTCGGCCGGATAACATCATCTTGGGCGCGATCGGCGACTTTGAGGTGGCGGCCATGCGCAATCGCATTGCCCGAGCCTTTGGCGACTGGGAAGCGCCAGCTGCCGAGCCCAGCCCGACCGTCCCGGCTGCCGGTCAGGCTCGCGATGGCGGCATTTTTGTCGCCGAGCAGTCGCAGCTCACCCAAAGCTACATCCGCTTGGGACACCTGGACGGGCAGTACGACAGCGAGGACTACCCAGCCCTGGATGTCATGAACGAGGCGCTCAACGGCTTGGGCGGTCGGCTGTTCGACCGGCTGCGATCGCAGCAGGGACTGGCCTATTCCGTTTCCGGGAAATGGAACCCCAGCTACGATTACGACGGGATGTTTGTTGCCGGCGGGCAGACTCAATCCCAGCAGACAGTGCCGTTCATCCGATCGCTGCGCTCGGAGCTAGAGCGCATGCAGCGCGAGCCGCTCCAGGAGGAGGCGCTGGAGGGCGCCAAAAGCACGATCCTCAACGCGTTCCCGTTTGAGTTTGAGGATCCCAGCCAAACGCTGGCGCGGCGGATGCGCTACGACTACTACGATTACCCGCCGGATTTTTTGTGGCAGTACCGGCGCGGGGTAGAAGCGACAACAGCCGAGGATGTCTTGCGCGCGGTGCGCGAGTCGCTGCACCCCGAGCGCCTGGTAACCCTAGTCGTGGGCAATCCCGATGCCATTGAACCTGGGCTCGAGCAGCTAGAGCAACCGGTCCAAACGCGCGATATTACCCTTCCCCAGCCGCGCCAGCAGCAGCCCATGCTGCCATCGCCGCAACTGCAAAGCGAGCCGGCCTCAAGCGGGATGCCAAACGAGCTCGATGGGGCTGCCCCACTCGAGCTGCAACTGGGATTGGGCGCTGCCGCCGTTGACGGCTAG
- a CDS encoding family 2 glycosyl transferase, whose amino-acid sequence MYASVVIPTYNRKLILQKCLRALERQSVPAGSPLQDYEVVVVDDGSTDGTSAWLASAARELPHVRTLVQANQGPAVARNRGVRAARGDTIVFIDSDLVVVPQFLHAHACALTQTGSARAFTYGRVVNTSNFADPMAEPYKLTDVSAAYFATGNVAIARAWLERAGLFDTRFQHYGWEDLELGVRLKQLGLKLIKCPQAVGYHWHPPFRLEQIPALIEREVQRGRMGVLFYRKHPTWQVRLMVQMTPLHRCLWGLLSLGGRLNERTMAPLLQWLIARGRSGLAHELARIFLNWYCVQAVYAERARQSRSAP is encoded by the coding sequence GTGTACGCTAGCGTCGTCATCCCGACCTACAACCGCAAGCTTATCCTGCAAAAGTGCTTGCGCGCGCTCGAGCGGCAGTCCGTTCCTGCGGGCAGCCCGCTCCAGGACTACGAAGTCGTGGTGGTCGATGACGGCTCCACCGACGGCACCTCAGCCTGGCTGGCCAGCGCTGCTCGGGAGCTCCCACACGTGCGAACGCTGGTGCAAGCCAACCAGGGGCCGGCTGTCGCTCGCAACCGAGGCGTGCGGGCAGCGCGCGGCGATACCATCGTCTTTATCGATAGCGATCTGGTGGTCGTGCCGCAATTCCTGCACGCCCACGCTTGCGCCCTTACCCAAACGGGCAGCGCCCGCGCGTTTACCTACGGCCGCGTAGTCAACACCAGCAACTTTGCGGATCCCATGGCCGAGCCCTACAAGCTCACCGATGTCTCGGCTGCTTACTTTGCTACCGGCAACGTCGCGATCGCGCGCGCATGGCTGGAGCGAGCGGGTTTGTTCGATACCCGCTTCCAGCACTACGGTTGGGAAGATCTGGAGTTGGGCGTCCGGCTCAAGCAACTGGGGCTCAAGCTCATCAAGTGCCCCCAGGCCGTGGGCTATCACTGGCACCCACCCTTTCGGCTGGAGCAGATCCCCGCGCTGATCGAGCGGGAGGTCCAGCGCGGGCGCATGGGCGTGCTGTTCTATCGCAAGCATCCCACTTGGCAAGTGCGGCTCATGGTGCAGATGACCCCACTGCACCGCTGCCTTTGGGGGCTGCTGTCGCTGGGCGGCCGGCTCAACGAGCGCACCATGGCTCCGCTGTTGCAGTGGCTGATCGCCCGCGGCCGCTCGGGGCTGGCCCACGAACTGGCCCGGATCTTTCTCAACTGGTACTGCGTGCAGGCCGTTTACGCCGAGCGCGCCCGGCAGTCGCGCTCGGCCCCGTAG